In Mus pahari unplaced genomic scaffold, PAHARI_EIJ_v1.1 scaffold_13845_1, whole genome shotgun sequence, the genomic stretch CGCCAAATCAACCCCAAGCTCCCCTTCCtggattacatttattcattgaaATCCAGTTTCCTGAGACCTCACCCTTTCCAGAATTTCCAAAACCCAGCCAAGGGCGTGGCCTGTTCTCAAGCCTTGGAGACTCTAAATTCCAAATCAGAGGATTCTCATTGGACTAAAAATGAACAgggactctctctgtctctctgtctctctctgcctccatctctctctctctctctctctctctctctctctctctctctctctctctctctctctctctctctttctcattgcCCATCTGTCCCTTAGTCAAAAACTATAAAGTAGCCTGACACTAGGCCGGATTCCTGATTCAAGAGTTATTTCTGTCCCCACAGCATAGATCTCCCTATCCAAGACCAGCCATATTGGGTTGCTTCCCCAGAACCCCTAGCCATATCCCTTAAACCCAGTCCTGTTTAACTCTGTCCCCCAAAAGTGCACGTCCCTGCATGTGccaactctcccctcccccactgcctctGTTGCAGATGCTGCACTTCCTGTCCAGACTCGAGTTGTTGGAGGAATTAACTGTGAGAAGAATTCCCAACCCTGGCATGTGGCTGTGTACCGCTACAACAAGTATATATGTGGGGGTGTCCTGTTGGACCCCAACTGGGTTCTCACAGCTGCCCACTGCTATTATGAGTGAGtaagggtggagacaggaaatcAGGGTGGCAGACAGAGAACATGACTCCAGGACAGGCTGGGGTACTGAAGGGCAGTGGGATGGGACTGGCTGAAAGTCTATCCATGACCTCCTGGGTCTCCCTTTGCTCCTCCCTCCAGACTCGGGTTTAGAGagtactgtttctttcttttcagtcttactgtctgtctgtctgtctcccacctGTATTCACATTAGAGTGTCTTTCTGACCATCTGTCACTGTGTGTCTCTTCCTGGGGACTCTGACGACAtctgtctgggtctgggtctccTGTTCTCTTTTATCACTACTGACCACAGTGGGGACCAGGCCTGCTACAACATGCTGTCCCTGAGGGTAGGCTGTGAGAGAAGTCCTCACTCTCCTCAGAGCAGCTCAGCCTTTAGGACCTTCTGTCCACCatgaggacacacagagaagggcTGGTCAGAGCTGGAGCTGGGTGAGATAACTGAGTACAGAGAGAGCTGGAtgctgggcagggaggggagagctCAGACCTTGGGCTGCAGGCCAGGCCTTACCTGCTGGGGAAGTTCAGCCCTGTCCTAGCTGCACCTGAGCAGCTCTCAggcctgctcctcctccctgccccttcttccaattttgtgtgtgcctgtctgtctgtctgtcttcccatgtTACTATCTCTAAGTCTTTTtttaatcctccctccctcctccccctcttcccctgtaCTTTTCCCACTCTCCTTGATTGCCTTTTCTCAATCCCTCCATATCCTTCCATGCCCTCTAGAAAGAACAAGGTTTCACTGGGAAAAAACAAGCTATTCCAGGATGAACCCTCTACTCAGCACCGATTGGTCAGCAAAAGCTTCCTTCACCCTGGCTACAACAGGAGCATCCATAGGAACAACATCCGACATATTGAGTATGACTACAGCAATGACCTGATGCTGCTCCGCCTCAGCATGCCTGCTGACATCACAGATGTTGTGAAGCCCATCGACCTGCCCACAGAGGAGCCCAAGCTGGGGAGCACATGCCTTGCCTCAGGCTGGGGCAGCATTACACCCTTCAAGTGTGAGTCTGGTCCAAGCAACACAGCTGGGTGgggatgagaggcagagaggactGAGGAGGCCTCTGCTCACCACACTATTGCCTCCTGATCCACAGTCCAATATGCAGAAGAACTCCAGTGTGTGAACCTCAAGCTCCTGCCTAATGAGGACTGTGTCAAAGCCCACATAGAAAAAGTGACAGATGTCATGCTGTGTGCAGGGGACATGGATGGAGGCAAAGACACTTGCAAGGTGAGACAGCACCTCTCTGCAGTGAGGTGAAGGGCTGAAGGAGGGAACTGAGGTCCTTGGTTCCCACTTCAACACCCTGACTAGGCAGGCTCTGCATCCTTCCCTATGGAAGGGATGTGCCCCGGGAGGGGAGGATCCTGTAGCTGGTACTATTGCTCCTGTGTGACTTGTCTTAGGGGACTGTCCTGTGAGCCCCTCAAGACAACCCAATATCCTCATAAGGTCTGGGCTCCCAAGAGCTGGATTCCCTCACCTACTGGCCAGAGCTGCCTCTTAGAATCCCTGTGTTCCTACCCTGGGAATCAGTTCCAGGTTGTCAAGAAGAATCCAACTGTCAGGCCCTACTTActcctgtccctgtccttccttcAGGGAGACTCAGGAGGCCCACTGATCTGTGATGGTGTTCTCCATGGTATCACATCATGGGGCTTTACCCCATGTGGTGAACCCAATAAGCCGGGCGTCTACACCAAACTTATTAAGTTTAcctcctggataaaagaca encodes the following:
- the LOC110315507 gene encoding kallikrein 1-related peptidase b9, with translation MWFLILFLALSLGGIDAALPVQTRVVGGINCEKNSQPWHVAVYRYNKYICGGVLLDPNWVLTAAHCYYEKNKVSLGKNKLFQDEPSTQHRLVSKSFLHPGYNRSIHRNNIRHIEYDYSNDLMLLRLSMPADITDVVKPIDLPTEEPKLGSTCLASGWGSITPFKFQYAEELQCVNLKLLPNEDCVKAHIEKVTDVMLCAGDMDGGKDTCKGDSGGPLICDGVLHGITSWGFTPCGEPNKPGVYTKLIKFTSWIKDTMAKNP